The following coding sequences lie in one Bacilli bacterium genomic window:
- a CDS encoding recombination protein RecF: AASCGYDSQDDAEMLVRRLQEEAEAQKRLVDMRERKREKARELKSEAAAQETELLRVRGRIAELLREAKAENEEDFRRRAALFERICRLRQQSEHYAALVYAQCGERERDKLIAALRAEDEQSLNRKLNETAAEIAELDNRLAQLLVEKGALEHRIQALESDGSHADKLQQLEEEVALLRHSAKEWAVYALSLRLIQAAKEICEKDKQPGVLLRASAYFRLITGGKFTRVLAPVGAKLLKVERANGEQLEPAQLSRGTAEQLYLSMRFALAAEIAQKALMPIIMDDIFVNFDKPRLLHALKAVEKVAQKQQVLLFTCHAHVREAVLAVMPDARLLPLDGSS, translated from the coding sequence GCGGCTTCTTGCGGGTATGATAGCCAAGATGACGCGGAAATGTTGGTGCGGCGGCTGCAAGAAGAAGCGGAAGCCCAAAAGCGCCTTGTGGATATGCGCGAGCGGAAGCGGGAAAAGGCGCGCGAACTGAAAAGCGAAGCGGCTGCGCAAGAAACGGAACTGCTTCGCGTCCGCGGGCGGATCGCCGAATTGCTTCGGGAGGCAAAAGCGGAAAACGAAGAAGATTTTCGCCGGCGCGCCGCCCTGTTTGAACGCATTTGCCGTCTGCGCCAACAATCGGAGCATTATGCCGCGCTGGTATATGCGCAATGCGGCGAGCGGGAGCGGGACAAGCTGATCGCGGCTCTGCGCGCTGAAGATGAACAATCGCTGAACAGGAAGCTTAATGAAACGGCGGCGGAAATCGCCGAACTGGATAATCGGCTGGCGCAGCTTTTGGTGGAAAAAGGCGCGTTGGAGCACCGGATACAGGCGTTGGAAAGCGACGGCAGCCATGCCGACAAGCTGCAGCAATTGGAAGAAGAGGTGGCGTTATTGCGCCATTCCGCCAAAGAATGGGCGGTTTACGCCCTAAGTCTGCGTCTGATTCAAGCGGCCAAAGAGATTTGCGAAAAAGACAAGCAGCCCGGCGTACTTTTGCGCGCATCCGCGTATTTTCGGCTCATTACCGGCGGCAAATTCACCAGAGTGCTGGCCCCGGTCGGCGCTAAGCTGTTAAAAGTCGAACGGGCCAACGGGGAGCAGCTTGAACCGGCGCAGTTAAGCAGAGGCACTGCGGAACAGTTGTATTTGTCGATGCGCTTCGCGCTGGCGGCGGAAATCGCCCAAAAGGCTCTGATGCCCATCATCATGGACGATATTTTCGTCAATTTCGATAAACCGCGCTTGCTTCATGCTTTAAAAGCCGTCGAAAAGGTCGCCCAAAAACAGCAAGTGTTGCTGTTTACCTGTCACGCCCATGTGCGCGAAGCGGTTCTCGCGGTGATGCCGGATGCCCGTCTTTTGCCGCTTGACGGCTCATCGTGA